One Amycolatopsis sp. NBC_00355 genomic window carries:
- the pcaD gene encoding 3-oxoadipate enol-lactonase, translating into MSAVPVHRVVEGPEDGPVVVFAGSLGSDLRMWEPQVVPLLERGFRVVRYDTRGHGASPVPPGPYDLDDLGADFLALLDDLDVAKAPLVGLSLGGMTGMWLGVHAPDRIASLVLCCTSAKLGPPRMWADRARTVRTEGTAAVAGAGVGRWLTPAYLERHPDRAAFLRSMISEVPAEGYAACCGAIERMDLLDVLPKITAPTLVIAGADDPATPPEEHSRPIADGIPGARLEVVANAAHLGNYEQPEEFTRLILGHLEAL; encoded by the coding sequence GTGAGCGCGGTACCGGTGCACCGGGTCGTCGAAGGCCCTGAAGACGGGCCGGTGGTGGTGTTCGCCGGTTCGCTGGGCAGCGACCTCCGGATGTGGGAGCCCCAGGTGGTGCCGTTGCTGGAGCGCGGCTTCCGCGTGGTGCGGTACGACACGCGCGGCCACGGCGCGTCGCCGGTGCCGCCCGGCCCGTACGACCTCGACGATCTCGGCGCCGACTTCCTCGCGCTGCTGGACGACCTCGACGTCGCGAAGGCGCCCCTCGTGGGGTTGTCACTCGGCGGGATGACCGGCATGTGGCTCGGTGTCCACGCGCCCGACCGGATCGCGAGCCTGGTGCTCTGCTGCACGTCCGCCAAGCTCGGCCCGCCCCGGATGTGGGCGGACCGCGCCCGGACGGTCCGCACGGAGGGCACCGCGGCCGTGGCCGGCGCGGGTGTCGGCCGGTGGCTGACGCCCGCGTACCTCGAACGGCACCCGGACCGCGCCGCGTTCCTGCGCTCGATGATCTCCGAGGTCCCGGCCGAGGGCTACGCGGCCTGCTGCGGCGCGATCGAGCGGATGGACCTGCTCGACGTGCTGCCGAAGATCACCGCCCCCACCCTGGTCATCGCCGGCGCCGACGACCCGGCCACCCCGCCGGAGGAGCACTCCCGCCCGATCGCCGACGGCATCCCCGGCGCGCGGCTCGAGGTCGTCGCGAACGCCGCGCACCTGGGCAACTACGAGCAGCCCGAGGAGTTCACCAGACTGATCCTCGGGCACCTGGAGGCACTGTGA
- a CDS encoding CoA transferase subunit A, whose product MAELLSLEEAVGRLVHDGDTVALEGFTHLIPVAAGQEIIRQRRRGLTLVRMTPDIVYDQLIGAGCASKLIFSWGGNPGVGSLHRFRDAVQHDWPVPLAIEEHSHAGMANRYVAGASGLPFAVLRGYTGTDLPAQTDTIKPITCPFTGERLTAVPALNPDVTIVHAQRADRAGNVQMWGITGVQKEAVLAAKRSLVTVEEIVDTLEPRPGAVILPGWVVTAVSEVPGGAKPSYAAGYYERDNAAYQAWDEVGRDREAFTTWLNDLTGVKA is encoded by the coding sequence ATGGCGGAGCTGCTGTCGCTGGAGGAGGCCGTGGGCCGCCTGGTGCACGACGGGGACACCGTCGCGCTCGAGGGCTTCACGCACCTCATCCCGGTCGCGGCCGGGCAGGAGATCATCCGCCAGCGGCGGCGTGGCCTCACGCTGGTGCGGATGACCCCGGACATCGTGTACGACCAGCTCATCGGCGCCGGCTGCGCGAGCAAGCTGATCTTCTCGTGGGGCGGCAACCCCGGAGTGGGCTCACTGCACCGCTTCCGTGATGCCGTCCAGCACGACTGGCCGGTGCCCCTGGCGATCGAGGAACACAGCCACGCGGGCATGGCGAATCGCTACGTCGCGGGCGCGTCGGGCCTCCCGTTCGCGGTCCTGCGCGGCTACACCGGCACGGATCTCCCCGCGCAGACGGACACCATCAAGCCGATCACGTGTCCGTTCACCGGCGAGCGGCTGACGGCGGTGCCGGCCCTGAATCCGGACGTCACGATCGTCCACGCCCAGCGAGCGGACCGCGCGGGCAACGTCCAGATGTGGGGCATCACCGGCGTCCAGAAGGAAGCGGTCCTGGCGGCCAAGCGCTCACTGGTGACGGTGGAGGAGATCGTCGACACCCTGGAACCCCGCCCCGGCGCGGTCATCCTCCCGGGCTGGGTGGTCACCGCGGTGTCGGAGGTCCCCGGCGGCGCCAAGCCGTCCTACGCGGCGGGCTACTACGAGCGCGACAACGCGGCATACCAGGCCTGGGACGAAGTGGGCCGTGACCGCGAGGCGTTCACGACGTGGCTGAACGACCTCACCGGGGTCAAGGCATGA
- a CDS encoding SGNH/GDSL hydrolase family protein, whose translation MRRRLSTLLAVPAIAALALAAPASASTTYHEYVALGDSWTADVFVTLPPATQFTPLDCAQSTSDYPHEVAGALGVETFRDASCGGATTTDFTQPQKLPLGGTNPPQFDRLTPTTDLVTVGIGGNDIGLASAVTKCLNVLPISTCKAKFTAGGVDQLENAVNATAPKIANALQQIKQRSPDARILLVNYLAGLPASGKGCWPVIPIADGDVAYLQAKFLQMNAMLARVAADNGVELVDTYSPTLGHDACKAPTVRYVEGLIPVSVSNPLLLAFPFHPNGAGAAAQSEIVLGAVRGD comes from the coding sequence ATGCGCAGGCGTTTGTCCACCCTTCTCGCCGTGCCCGCGATCGCCGCGCTCGCGCTCGCCGCCCCGGCGTCGGCGAGCACCACCTACCACGAATACGTGGCGCTGGGTGACTCCTGGACCGCCGACGTCTTCGTCACCCTCCCGCCCGCCACCCAGTTCACGCCGCTCGACTGCGCACAGTCCACTTCGGACTATCCGCACGAGGTCGCCGGCGCGCTCGGGGTCGAGACCTTCCGCGACGCCAGCTGCGGCGGTGCGACGACGACCGACTTCACGCAGCCGCAGAAGCTGCCGCTCGGCGGGACGAACCCGCCGCAGTTCGACCGGCTCACCCCGACCACCGACCTGGTCACGGTGGGCATCGGCGGCAACGACATCGGGCTCGCCTCCGCCGTGACGAAGTGCCTCAACGTCCTGCCGATCAGCACGTGCAAGGCGAAGTTCACCGCGGGCGGCGTCGACCAGCTGGAGAACGCCGTCAACGCGACCGCGCCGAAGATCGCGAACGCGCTCCAGCAGATCAAGCAGCGGTCGCCGGACGCGCGGATCCTGCTGGTGAACTACCTCGCCGGGCTGCCCGCGAGCGGCAAGGGCTGCTGGCCGGTGATCCCGATCGCCGACGGCGACGTCGCCTACCTGCAGGCGAAGTTCCTCCAGATGAACGCCATGCTCGCGCGGGTCGCCGCCGACAACGGCGTCGAGCTGGTCGACACCTACTCACCGACCCTCGGGCACGACGCCTGCAAGGCGCCCACCGTGCGCTACGTCGAAGGCCTGATCCCCGTCTCGGTGAGCAACCCGCTGCTGCTCGCGTTCCCCTTCCACCCCAACGGCGCGGGTGCCGCGGCGCAGTCGGAGATCGTTCTCGGGGCCGTCCGCGGGGACTAG
- the pcaG gene encoding protocatechuate 3,4-dioxygenase subunit alpha, translating into MPKLLPTPSQTVGPYLSIGLPWPDGPYVVPEGTPGAIWIRGTVRDGAGDPVPDAMIETWQADPEGGFHHPDDPRGEASGEFRAFGRCPTETDGTYGILTLLPGVLPGGGGTTQARHIDVSVFARGLLNRVVTRIYFEDQDNAEDPTLATVPEDRRGTLIAAKTADGYRFDVRLQGDGETVFFAV; encoded by the coding sequence ATGCCCAAGCTGCTGCCGACCCCCTCGCAGACCGTCGGCCCGTATCTGTCGATCGGCCTGCCCTGGCCCGACGGCCCGTACGTCGTCCCGGAGGGCACCCCCGGCGCGATCTGGATCCGCGGCACGGTGCGCGACGGCGCCGGCGACCCGGTCCCGGACGCCATGATCGAGACCTGGCAGGCCGACCCCGAAGGCGGCTTCCACCACCCCGACGACCCGCGCGGCGAGGCGTCCGGCGAGTTCCGCGCCTTCGGCCGGTGCCCGACGGAAACCGACGGCACGTACGGGATCCTGACCCTGCTGCCGGGTGTGCTGCCCGGAGGAGGCGGCACCACGCAGGCGCGGCACATCGACGTTTCGGTGTTCGCGCGCGGCCTGCTCAACCGGGTCGTCACACGGATCTACTTCGAGGACCAGGACAACGCGGAAGACCCGACACTGGCGACGGTGCCGGAGGATCGGCGGGGCACCCTGATCGCCGCGAAGACCGCGGACGGCTACCGCTTCGACGTGCGTCTCCAAGGCGACGGTGAGACGGTGTTCTTCGCGGTATGA
- a CDS encoding iron-sulfur cluster biosynthesis family protein, producing the protein MLTVTEAAAEAITALTSQGEGEAGLRLAVQNAEGESAQLALSVAPEPAEGDSVLGADEGPKVFLEPQAAALLDDKVLDVQEDDAGGVAFAVLPQHTS; encoded by the coding sequence ATGCTGACCGTGACCGAAGCCGCCGCCGAGGCGATCACCGCTCTGACCAGCCAAGGCGAAGGGGAAGCCGGGCTCCGCCTGGCGGTCCAGAACGCCGAGGGCGAAAGCGCCCAGCTGGCCTTGTCCGTGGCGCCGGAGCCCGCGGAGGGTGACAGCGTGCTCGGCGCCGACGAGGGACCGAAGGTGTTCCTCGAGCCGCAGGCAGCGGCGCTGCTGGACGACAAGGTGCTCGACGTCCAAGAGGACGATGCCGGCGGCGTGGCGTTCGCCGTGCTGCCGCAGCACACGAGCTGA
- a CDS encoding nucleotidyltransferase family protein, producing MVEPAAGLLLAAGAGRRFGGPKALADLNGEPLVRRALRVMEEAGCTPIRVVLGAAADEVRALLPDPGLAVVAEDWATGMGASLRAGLAALTTTPGPTAALVHLVDLPWVGPEILTRVAAHASVNAVARAAYEGVPGHPVLLGRDWWPEIARTARGDHGARDWLVTREDLTLIECADLGSGRDVDHQADLPT from the coding sequence ATGGTTGAGCCGGCCGCCGGCCTCCTGCTGGCCGCGGGCGCGGGCCGCCGGTTCGGCGGCCCGAAAGCTCTGGCCGACCTGAACGGTGAACCCCTCGTCCGGCGGGCACTGCGGGTCATGGAGGAAGCGGGCTGCACCCCGATCCGGGTAGTCCTGGGTGCGGCGGCCGACGAGGTCCGCGCGCTGCTCCCGGACCCCGGCCTGGCGGTGGTGGCCGAAGACTGGGCAACCGGCATGGGCGCCTCCCTACGCGCCGGCCTGGCGGCACTGACGACCACTCCCGGCCCGACCGCGGCCCTGGTCCACCTGGTCGACCTCCCCTGGGTAGGCCCCGAAATCCTCACCCGGGTAGCGGCCCACGCAAGCGTGAACGCGGTCGCCCGGGCGGCGTACGAGGGAGTCCCCGGCCACCCGGTCCTGCTGGGCCGCGACTGGTGGCCGGAAATAGCTCGGACGGCCCGGGGAGACCACGGCGCCCGAGACTGGCTGGTCACCCGCGAAGACCTGACGCTGATCGAGTGCGCAGACCTGGGCAGCGGCCGCGACGTAGACCACCAAGCAGACCTACCGACCTAA
- a CDS encoding thiolase family protein: MTDVYVLDALRTQFGRYGGALAGVRPDDLAATALRAIQSRNDLDPSTVDEVTLGDANGAGEDNRNVARMATLLAGWPTSIPGNTVNRLCGSGLDAVMQASRSIQVGDASLVVAGGVESMTRSPLVMSKPEKAFPAGNQTLYNTALGWRMVNPAMPGHWTISLGESTEKLAERYGIGRDEQDAFAARSHVNAAKAWDEGFYDDLVVPVDGVDLARDESIRPDSSPEKLAKLKPAFRKENGTVTAGNASPLNDGASALLLGDEAAASRLGRAPLARIAGRGAAGVDPDVFGIGPVRAAEIALERAGIGWDDLAAVELNEAFAAQSLACLRDWPKLDPEIVNTHGGAIAIGHPLGASGGRILGTLAHDLHRRGGGWGLAAICIGVGQGLAVVLEGR; encoded by the coding sequence ATGACCGACGTCTACGTCCTCGACGCGCTCCGTACCCAGTTCGGCCGCTACGGCGGCGCGCTGGCCGGCGTCCGGCCGGACGACCTCGCCGCGACCGCGCTCCGGGCCATCCAGTCCCGCAACGACCTCGATCCGTCCACAGTGGACGAAGTGACCCTCGGCGACGCGAACGGGGCGGGGGAGGACAACCGCAACGTCGCCCGGATGGCCACTCTGCTCGCGGGCTGGCCGACGAGCATCCCCGGCAACACGGTCAACCGGCTCTGTGGTTCCGGCCTCGACGCGGTGATGCAGGCCAGCCGGTCCATCCAGGTCGGCGACGCGTCCCTGGTGGTCGCCGGCGGCGTCGAGTCGATGACCCGCTCACCGCTGGTGATGTCCAAGCCGGAGAAGGCCTTCCCGGCGGGCAACCAGACCCTCTACAACACCGCGCTGGGCTGGCGCATGGTCAACCCGGCGATGCCGGGGCACTGGACGATCTCCCTCGGCGAGTCCACCGAGAAGCTCGCCGAGCGGTACGGCATCGGCCGCGACGAGCAGGACGCCTTCGCGGCGCGCAGTCACGTCAACGCCGCCAAGGCGTGGGACGAGGGCTTCTACGACGACCTGGTCGTCCCGGTCGACGGCGTGGACCTGGCCCGCGACGAGAGCATCCGCCCGGACTCCAGCCCGGAGAAGCTGGCGAAGCTCAAGCCCGCGTTCCGCAAGGAGAACGGCACCGTCACGGCGGGCAACGCGTCGCCCCTGAACGACGGCGCCTCGGCTCTGCTGCTGGGTGACGAAGCGGCGGCGAGCCGGCTCGGCCGGGCGCCGCTCGCCCGCATCGCCGGCCGCGGCGCGGCGGGGGTCGACCCGGACGTCTTCGGCATCGGCCCGGTGCGCGCGGCCGAGATCGCGCTGGAGCGCGCCGGCATCGGCTGGGACGACCTGGCCGCGGTGGAGCTGAATGAGGCCTTCGCCGCGCAGTCCCTCGCCTGCCTGCGCGACTGGCCGAAGCTCGACCCCGAAATCGTCAACACCCACGGCGGCGCGATCGCCATCGGCCACCCGCTCGGCGCGTCCGGTGGCCGCATCCTCGGCACCCTGGCGCACGACCTGCACCGCCGCGGCGGTGGCTGGGGACTCGCCGCCATCTGCATCGGCGTCGGCCAAGGCCTGGCCGTCGTCCTCGAAGGCCGGTAA
- a CDS encoding 2-hydroxyacid dehydrogenase, with translation MPKIAVTRWIPDEAVKVLAEAGDVTVSPADRPLTTAELHEFAAGASAVVGMLHDRLDGALADAAGPDLKVVANVAVGYDNVDVPALAERGVVVTNTPGVLTDATADLAFGLLLAITRRLGEGERLLRSRTPWSFHLGFLLGSGLQGKTLGIVGLGEIGRAVAKRAEAFGMSIVYTGRSNRGDGFVSFEELLDRSDVVSLHCPLTPETRHLIDAAALRAMKPGAYLVNTTRGPVVDEAALADALEAGEIAGAALDVFEHEPDVEPRLLGRDDVVLSPHLGSATLETRTAMAVLAARNVAAVLAGRPPLTEVKP, from the coding sequence GTGCCCAAGATCGCGGTGACCCGGTGGATACCCGACGAAGCGGTGAAGGTGCTCGCGGAAGCGGGCGACGTGACGGTGTCGCCCGCCGACCGGCCGCTGACGACGGCCGAGCTGCACGAGTTCGCCGCGGGCGCGTCGGCGGTGGTCGGGATGCTGCACGACCGGCTCGACGGCGCGCTCGCCGACGCCGCAGGGCCCGATCTCAAGGTGGTCGCGAACGTCGCGGTCGGCTACGACAACGTCGACGTCCCGGCCCTGGCCGAACGCGGCGTCGTCGTCACCAACACCCCGGGCGTGCTCACCGACGCCACCGCCGACCTCGCGTTCGGCCTGCTGCTCGCGATCACGCGGCGCCTCGGCGAAGGCGAGCGGCTGCTGCGCTCGCGCACGCCGTGGTCGTTCCACCTCGGGTTCCTGCTCGGCTCGGGTCTGCAGGGCAAGACCCTCGGCATCGTCGGGCTCGGCGAGATCGGCCGGGCGGTGGCGAAACGGGCCGAAGCGTTCGGCATGTCGATCGTCTACACCGGACGGTCGAACCGCGGGGACGGATTCGTTTCCTTCGAAGAGCTTCTGGACCGCTCGGACGTCGTCTCGCTGCACTGCCCGCTGACGCCGGAGACGCGGCACCTGATCGACGCCGCCGCGTTGCGCGCCATGAAACCCGGCGCCTACCTGGTGAACACGACCCGCGGCCCGGTCGTCGACGAAGCGGCCCTCGCGGACGCCCTCGAGGCCGGGGAGATCGCCGGCGCCGCGCTCGACGTGTTCGAGCACGAACCCGATGTCGAACCGCGGCTGCTCGGCCGGGACGACGTCGTGCTCAGCCCGCACCTCGGGTCGGCCACGCTCGAGACCCGCACCGCGATGGCCGTGCTGGCGGCCCGCAACGTCGCGGCGGTGCTCGCCGGGCGTCCCCCGCTGACGGAGGTGAAGCCGTGA
- a CDS encoding IclR family transcriptional regulator domain-containing protein: MDASRPPFEVELDGEPAHRGAHHVQSLERGLAVIKAFHAGAAELTLSDVARATGLTRAAARRFLLTLTDLGYVRTDGKYFSLTARVLELGYSYLSSMTLPEVAQPHLEHLSADVHESSSVSVLEGTDIVYVARVAVSRIMTVSINVGTRFPAYATSMGHVLLTGLSAAELEAYFVVARLDRLTDRTVTAPDSLRTELTRVGEQGWAMVDQELEEGLRSVAAPIHDRRGKVVAAVNLSTHASRTTAESVERELVPPLLATARAIESDLSAGAPGRAHG, translated from the coding sequence ATGGACGCGAGTCGGCCCCCCTTCGAAGTCGAACTGGACGGCGAGCCGGCTCACCGTGGTGCCCACCACGTGCAGTCGCTGGAGCGCGGGCTGGCCGTCATCAAGGCGTTCCACGCGGGCGCGGCCGAGCTGACCCTGAGCGACGTCGCCCGCGCGACGGGCCTGACCCGCGCCGCGGCGCGGCGTTTCCTGCTGACGCTGACCGACCTCGGTTACGTCCGCACGGACGGCAAGTACTTCTCGCTCACCGCCCGCGTCCTGGAGCTGGGGTACTCGTACCTGTCGAGCATGACGCTGCCCGAGGTCGCCCAGCCCCACCTCGAGCACCTCTCGGCCGACGTCCACGAGTCGAGCTCGGTCTCGGTGCTGGAAGGCACCGACATCGTCTACGTGGCGCGGGTGGCGGTCTCCCGGATCATGACGGTGAGCATCAACGTGGGAACCCGGTTCCCGGCGTACGCGACGTCGATGGGGCACGTCCTCCTGACCGGCCTCAGCGCCGCGGAGCTGGAGGCGTACTTCGTCGTCGCGAGGCTGGACCGTCTCACCGACCGCACGGTCACCGCGCCCGACAGCCTGCGCACCGAGCTGACGAGGGTCGGGGAGCAGGGCTGGGCCATGGTCGACCAGGAGCTGGAGGAGGGTCTCCGCTCGGTTGCGGCCCCGATCCACGACCGCCGGGGCAAGGTGGTCGCGGCGGTGAACCTGTCGACGCACGCGAGCCGCACGACGGCCGAGTCGGTGGAGCGCGAGCTGGTCCCGCCGCTGCTGGCCACGGCCCGGGCGATCGAGTCGGACCTGTCGGCAGGTGCGCCGGGCCGGGCCCATGGTTGA
- the pcaC gene encoding 4-carboxymuconolactone decarboxylase, translating to MTNRHEQGMKARREVLGDEHVDRAVAGTTEFSRPFQDYITEGAWGTVWSRDGLDRRTRSCVTLAALTALHAHNELPMHVRAAIRNGLTAAEIGEVLLHTAVYAGAPAANAAFAIAQRTLAELGEPSALPADAG from the coding sequence GTGACCAACCGCCACGAGCAGGGCATGAAGGCGCGCCGCGAGGTGCTGGGCGACGAGCACGTCGATCGCGCGGTCGCGGGCACGACCGAGTTCAGCCGCCCGTTCCAGGACTACATCACCGAGGGCGCGTGGGGCACGGTCTGGTCCCGCGACGGCCTGGACCGGCGGACCCGCAGCTGCGTCACGCTGGCGGCCCTCACGGCGTTGCACGCGCACAACGAGCTGCCGATGCACGTCCGCGCCGCGATCCGCAACGGCCTCACCGCGGCCGAGATCGGCGAGGTCCTGCTCCACACCGCCGTCTACGCCGGCGCCCCGGCGGCGAACGCGGCGTTCGCCATCGCCCAGCGCACCCTGGCCGAACTCGGCGAGCCGAGCGCCCTGCCCGCCGACGCCGGATAG
- a CDS encoding CoA-transferase subunit beta: MTTDYTADEMMSVAAARALGDGMSCFVGIGLPSKAANLARRTHAPDLTLIYESGCLGAKPSRLPLSIGDGELADTSDAVVSVPEVFNYWLQPGRIDVGFLGAAQLDKFGNINTTVIGSDYHDPKVRLPGAGGAPEIAASCREVFVVLRQSPRAFVEKVDFVTSFGHGTGKGDRERLGLPGRGPTLVVTDLGLMRPDPETAELTLTELHPGVELERAVAATGWTLKVADDLTVTPAPTEEELAVLRDLEKASK, encoded by the coding sequence ATGACCACCGACTACACCGCCGACGAGATGATGAGCGTCGCGGCCGCCCGCGCCCTCGGCGACGGCATGTCCTGCTTCGTCGGCATCGGCCTCCCGAGCAAGGCGGCCAACCTGGCCCGCCGCACCCACGCCCCGGACCTGACCCTGATCTACGAGTCCGGCTGCCTCGGCGCGAAGCCGTCCCGCCTCCCGCTGTCCATCGGCGACGGCGAGCTGGCCGACACCTCCGACGCCGTGGTCAGCGTCCCCGAGGTGTTCAACTACTGGCTCCAGCCCGGCCGCATCGACGTCGGCTTCCTCGGCGCCGCCCAGCTGGACAAGTTCGGCAACATCAACACCACGGTGATCGGCTCGGACTACCACGACCCGAAGGTCCGCCTGCCCGGCGCGGGCGGCGCCCCGGAGATCGCCGCGTCCTGCCGCGAGGTGTTCGTAGTGCTCCGCCAGAGCCCCCGCGCGTTCGTCGAGAAGGTCGACTTCGTGACGTCCTTCGGCCACGGCACCGGCAAGGGCGACCGCGAACGCCTCGGCCTGCCCGGCCGGGGCCCGACCCTGGTGGTCACCGACCTCGGCCTGATGCGCCCCGACCCGGAGACGGCGGAGCTCACCCTCACCGAACTCCACCCGGGCGTCGAACTGGAGCGCGCGGTGGCGGCGACCGGGTGGACACTGAAGGTCGCGGACGACCTCACGGTCACCCCCGCGCCCACCGAAGAGGAGCTGGCCGTGCTGCGAGACCTCGAAAAGGCAAGCAAGTGA
- the pcaH gene encoding protocatechuate 3,4-dioxygenase subunit beta has protein sequence MAAPTELKLPRYGPDPEGTHPPLGFTGYRSTALRYPQQPLVLLPQMLTEVTGPLLGPGRLGEHDSDLTRQHAEEPQGQRIIVTGRLLDGDGRPVRDSLIEIWQANAGGRYRHTGDRWPSPLDPNFDGVGRALTDSDGRYTFTTIKPGAYPWKNHDNAWRPAHIHFSVFGSAFTQRLVTQMYFPDDPLFSQDPIFNSIPDEKARQRMVSRYDHGITQSEWALGYQFDIVLRGREASVFEEEEEDED, from the coding sequence ATGGCTGCTCCGACCGAACTCAAGCTGCCGCGCTACGGGCCGGACCCCGAAGGCACGCATCCGCCGCTGGGCTTCACCGGCTACCGGTCCACGGCTTTGCGCTACCCGCAACAACCTCTGGTGCTGCTCCCGCAGATGCTGACCGAGGTCACCGGCCCGCTGCTCGGGCCCGGTCGCCTCGGCGAGCACGACAGCGACCTCACCCGCCAGCACGCGGAGGAGCCGCAAGGGCAGCGGATCATCGTCACCGGCCGGCTCCTCGACGGTGACGGCCGGCCGGTGCGCGACTCGTTGATCGAGATCTGGCAGGCGAACGCGGGCGGCCGCTACCGGCACACCGGCGACCGCTGGCCGTCCCCGCTCGACCCGAACTTCGACGGCGTCGGGCGCGCCCTGACCGACAGCGACGGGCGCTACACCTTCACCACCATCAAGCCCGGCGCGTACCCGTGGAAGAACCACGACAACGCCTGGCGCCCCGCGCACATCCACTTCTCGGTGTTCGGCTCCGCGTTCACGCAGCGGCTCGTCACCCAGATGTACTTCCCGGACGACCCGCTGTTCTCCCAGGACCCGATCTTCAACTCGATCCCGGACGAGAAGGCCCGGCAGCGCATGGTTTCCCGGTACGACCACGGGATCACGCAGTCGGAGTGGGCGCTCGGCTACCAGTTCGACATCGTGCTGCGCGGGCGCGAAGCATCGGTGTTCGAAGAGGAAGAAGAGGACGAGGACTGA
- a CDS encoding glycerate kinase, translating to MTRVVIAPDKFKGSLTAVEAAEAIALGVRDALPDADIVTCPVADGGEGTLDVLEAAGARIVRLTVRGPLEEAVHARYAVLDGTAYVESARACGIEFVEPSPETALAAHTWGVGELLVDALVHGARRLVLTVGGTASTDGGAGMLSALGAGVLDAFGAPVGLGGGTLSRVASTELTPVRERLAGVSVAVATDVTNPLLGPDGAAAVFGPQKGARPEEVAALDAALGRWAHALQVGGAPDVSRVPGAGAGGGVAAGAIAGLGATVESGFDLIAGLTGVDAALDGADLVITGEGSLDEQSLHGKAPAGIAARARPRGVPLMALAGRIQLDEAGLAGLGVIASSALIDHAESLDHARANAAELLRVRAAVLVSAWRRR from the coding sequence GTGACCCGTGTCGTCATCGCGCCGGACAAGTTCAAGGGCAGTCTCACCGCGGTCGAGGCCGCGGAGGCCATCGCGCTCGGCGTGCGGGACGCGCTGCCGGACGCCGACATCGTCACCTGCCCCGTCGCCGACGGCGGGGAGGGCACCCTCGACGTGCTCGAAGCCGCGGGCGCCCGGATCGTCCGGCTGACGGTCCGCGGTCCGCTCGAAGAGGCGGTCCACGCGCGGTACGCCGTGCTGGACGGCACCGCGTACGTCGAATCGGCGCGCGCGTGCGGCATCGAGTTCGTCGAGCCCAGCCCGGAAACCGCGCTGGCCGCACACACCTGGGGCGTCGGTGAGCTGCTCGTGGACGCGCTGGTGCACGGCGCCCGCCGGCTCGTCCTCACCGTCGGCGGCACGGCCAGCACCGACGGCGGCGCCGGCATGCTGAGCGCGCTCGGCGCCGGCGTGCTCGACGCGTTCGGCGCCCCGGTCGGCCTCGGCGGCGGCACGCTGTCGCGGGTCGCGTCGACCGAGCTGACGCCGGTGCGCGAGCGGCTGGCGGGGGTGAGCGTCGCGGTCGCGACCGACGTGACGAACCCGCTGCTCGGCCCGGACGGCGCGGCCGCGGTGTTCGGGCCGCAGAAGGGCGCGAGGCCCGAGGAAGTGGCGGCGCTCGACGCGGCGCTGGGCCGGTGGGCGCACGCCCTGCAGGTCGGCGGTGCCCCGGACGTGTCACGGGTACCGGGCGCGGGAGCGGGGGGCGGGGTAGCGGCGGGCGCGATCGCGGGCCTCGGCGCGACGGTGGAGTCCGGGTTCGACCTGATCGCCGGGCTGACCGGGGTGGACGCGGCGCTCGACGGCGCGGACCTCGTCATCACGGGTGAAGGATCGCTCGACGAGCAGAGTCTCCACGGCAAGGCCCCGGCCGGGATCGCGGCACGCGCCCGGCCGCGCGGAGTACCGCTGATGGCGCTGGCGGGGCGGATCCAGCTGGACGAGGCCGGGCTGGCGGGCTTGGGCGTCATCGCGAGCAGTGCGCTCATCGACCACGCGGAGTCCCTGGACCACGCGCGGGCGAACGCGGCCGAGCTGCTGCGGGTGCGGGCCGCGGTGCTCGTCAGTGCCTGGCGAAGGCGGTAG